DNA sequence from the Manduca sexta isolate Smith_Timp_Sample1 chromosome 25, JHU_Msex_v1.0, whole genome shotgun sequence genome:
ATTTAACCATCGATTTATGTCAAATGTAATCGATATACTCGATATAAGCAATTTGAGTTGTAGTTAATCACTTGTCCAGTGCGACATTTGACGTTTGACTTTTGAGTTTTCATCAAAGTTTTGATTGCTTTCGCAATAGActtctagaaatatttttattattatatataaatttaaaacaagaaaatgGTTCAAGCGTGGTACATGGACAATGAAACTACTGACCAACGATTGGAACATCATAAAAATCCACCGGAATACATTTCTCTTGAACATTTGTTTGAAAAAACTGGTGTTGAATATTTCAAGGTACGTTTATTTTACTCTTCGAGATGCAGCAATTAAGGTTCATAACTGAATATTTTTCTAGAATAGTgcaaaaaaaatagaatttttgTGATTTGCAAAGATTTCTCGCAACTCACTTCCTGTCTTGTTAGTTTGAATTTTATCACTCCccagtttttttaattttaatgtaattagcAACATAATTGCTCTTATCAGCGTTTGTTTTTGTTCTTAGATATTGTTATCGGTAGAACTCGTCTCAATTGTACTTCATCTCAACTATGAAATGATcatatataaaatcttatatattatacttttaaatatatttcatgataCCTACAATTCTAAGATGAGGAAAATCTAgctttgtaaaataaagtaaatatttcctTTTCTTATACATTCATCCTTATACACAATCTTTTCTTTAATGCCATAGATTGTAATTAAAGAaccttttacaaataaaaaacattttaatttgctCATAATCAATATTcaagtaaaaacaatattgaaataatgaaaacaagCATTTCCTTAACCTACCTGAGCAACAAAGTCAATAGGTATGTTATGTTTTTAGTTGAATGTAGACACATATGCAACAGACGGTGTTCTATCCAAGCTGAAAAAGGAGCGAGGATATACTTACGAAGATGAGATGACCTGCTCCAAGGAGTGCCTTGCCAACTATGAGGAGAAGATCAAGTCCTTCTACACGGAGCATCTACACACTGATGAAGAAATTAGGtaatatttgagaaaaaaaatgcaGTTATTACTGTAAAGGCGCTGATAAACTAAATGTGATATAATGATGCATATGATGGTCAATATTCAGTTAACCGTGACAATGCACTGTGCTAgacatctttatattttaacaggACACAGCAAACGCAGGCTTAATAGCCAGGGactatcatgtttttttttagatatataaCCCTTACCTACCAACAAATAGTCAGGGAGCTTTTTCTTTCTtcccatattattttattatattgtgccTGGGCTCTGGGTTACCTAGCTatgctataatattttagtgtCATCAAATCATCATCCTATTCCAGGCCACTGCTAGACATAAGCCAATATGCAATATTGTATTTGTGTACATCAATGTTAATGTATGCCAATACAATACCAACAATTTTATCCAAACTGGAACATATCACACACATTACATGCCTAActgaagaaataaacaaaatgattgTACCTAGACAAACTAATTAATAGACTGCCACATAATTTCTAAGAATATATTAATGATATCTCCGCAGTTTATTTGCCTTTTTTCATGATGA
Encoded proteins:
- the LOC115448658 gene encoding 1,2-dihydroxy-3-keto-5-methylthiopentene dioxygenase; translated protein: MVQAWYMDNETTDQRLEHHKNPPEYISLEHLFEKTGVEYFKLNVDTYATDGVLSKLKKERGYTYEDEMTCSKECLANYEEKIKSFYTEHLHTDEEIRFVLDGSGYFDVRDGADQWIRIAVSAGDMIVIPSGIYHRFTLDTNNYIKAKRFFIGEPVWQPYNRPADDMECRKEYVHKLHQGFAQAAS